A stretch of Myxococcus hansupus DNA encodes these proteins:
- a CDS encoding Gfo/Idh/MocA family protein, giving the protein MRKIRVGIIGASSEGGWALYGHLPALKALPRFEVTAVCATVREHAEEVARRYGVPHVFHRADALVSHPDVDLVVVAVKAPQHEALVRAAIAAGKDVFCEWPLGTSTSQAASLTKLADAAKVRTVVGLQRRLSPGVRYLRDLLTEGGVGTLRSVTLHAAVPMLGSRYKAREAYAADVKNGADMFTVFAAHFLDTVLSAVGPLRDVSGVVTRQFEEATIIETEEPLPVTSPDQVLVQGTLEGGAVLSAHFETGKRSGGGIYFHFTGTEGDLLMSEHLQLSGTQGEDQSFEPLPAPAEYSWLPRGELSPDAHDVGHLYTAYARDVDGGTRLAPDFHEALKLHRLLDAIGRASSTGQRQSVTEAL; this is encoded by the coding sequence TGGGCGCTGTATGGGCATCTGCCCGCGCTCAAGGCCTTGCCACGGTTCGAGGTGACGGCCGTGTGCGCCACTGTGCGGGAGCACGCGGAAGAGGTCGCTCGCCGTTACGGCGTGCCACATGTCTTTCACCGCGCGGACGCGCTGGTGTCGCATCCGGACGTGGACCTGGTGGTCGTCGCCGTGAAGGCGCCTCAGCACGAGGCGCTCGTTCGCGCGGCCATTGCCGCCGGCAAGGATGTCTTCTGCGAGTGGCCGCTGGGGACGTCGACGTCGCAGGCCGCCTCGCTCACGAAGCTGGCGGACGCGGCGAAGGTCCGGACCGTGGTGGGCTTGCAGCGCCGGTTGTCGCCGGGCGTGCGCTACCTGCGGGACTTGCTGACGGAAGGCGGCGTGGGGACGCTGCGCTCCGTGACGTTGCATGCGGCGGTTCCCATGCTGGGCTCACGCTACAAGGCTCGCGAGGCCTATGCCGCGGACGTGAAGAACGGGGCGGACATGTTCACCGTCTTCGCGGCGCATTTCCTCGACACGGTGCTCTCGGCGGTCGGGCCCCTGCGGGACGTGTCGGGTGTCGTCACTCGCCAGTTCGAGGAGGCGACGATTATCGAGACGGAGGAGCCCCTTCCGGTGACGTCGCCCGACCAGGTCCTCGTTCAAGGGACGTTGGAGGGGGGCGCGGTGCTCTCCGCGCACTTCGAAACGGGCAAGCGCAGTGGGGGTGGCATCTACTTCCACTTCACGGGGACCGAAGGAGACCTGCTCATGTCCGAGCATCTTCAGCTCTCCGGGACGCAGGGCGAGGATCAGTCGTTCGAGCCGCTGCCTGCGCCCGCTGAGTACTCGTGGTTGCCTCGGGGAGAGCTGAGCCCGGATGCCCATGACGTGGGGCATCTGTATACGGCGTATGCGCGCGACGTGGATGGGGGGACGCGGTTGGCGCCTGACTTCCATGAGGCGTTGAAGCTGCACCGGTTGCTGGATGCCATTGGGCGCGCGTCCTCGACGGGACAGCGGCAGTCGGTGACGGAGGCGCTCTAG
- a CDS encoding DUF488 domain-containing protein codes for MPIKTKRWCVPMEQDDGYRALICRYRPRGLPKAKETWDAWQSNLAPSPELFDAFYGKGRTPITLDAYRDRYLQEMASQQDAITELASRVKRGETVTLLCSKDCILEQVCHRTLLAGLIEAEVARSR; via the coding sequence ATGCCGATCAAAACCAAACGCTGGTGTGTGCCAATGGAGCAGGATGACGGATATCGCGCCTTGATATGCCGCTATCGGCCCCGGGGGCTGCCCAAGGCCAAGGAGACCTGGGACGCGTGGCAGAGCAACCTGGCGCCGAGCCCGGAGCTCTTCGACGCCTTCTATGGAAAGGGGCGCACGCCCATCACCCTGGACGCCTACCGCGACCGCTACCTCCAGGAGATGGCATCCCAACAGGACGCCATCACCGAGCTCGCCAGCCGCGTGAAGCGCGGTGAAACGGTGACGCTCCTCTGCTCGAAAGACTGCATCCTCGAACAGGTGTGCCACCGCACCCTGCTGGCCGGCCTCATCGAGGCGGAAGTCGCCCGGAGCCGCTAG